The DNA window GCATAACCATTTCAGCTAGAATGTTGAATAAATATGGTGACATGACACAGCCTTACCTGACACCCTTTTTGTTTTAGggatctgtttttttgttttgttttgttttgttttataccagTAATAGCAACAACctgaaaatatgtgtttaggttgcaatctttttttttttcaacaatattcAGATTCCTggttctttgaaaataaataaatacataaataaataaaaatcataaccTCACCTGACTTCCAAGGAACCGATACTTTTCATTGTATCAATATACATTTAAACCGAATAACTATTTCCAAGAGAAGTGTGCTCgtactgtatgttttcttttatttttcacgAACAGTTTACATCCGTTGCCAGGACACCAAAACATTCCTCCCACTGGTTGCTCAGAATGCACCGCCCTCCAAAAAAAGATGTTTATCTGATTGGCTGAGCGTGACTCCCGGTGCTCGATTCTTAAAGGGAAAGTGTTGCACGTCTCATTTAGGTTGAAAGATAATATCTGTTGGAACATATCTGGTGACCAAAACCCACCCctttaaaaaactgttatatAACTAGGGTGTGTGTCAGAGCAAGTTGACATCAAATTCACATTTTCGTTGTGAAACAAGCAGTGCGTGAGATTGTCGTGCGGGGAGTGAGCCTCTGCTTGAGTGGTATTAGATAAACGTGTGATACACATCACGCTGTAAATTCTAATCGGAATCATTTTTTGTGTAGCACGTGTTTTTACATTGTGAAGATGGCTGCATCTGCAAAGTGTCTTGCCAAAGGTAAGTTGAATTTTcacgactgtttttttttttttttttttttgggggggggggggggggggggttgtttttgcAAATGCAATTTATTGAAGAACTGCTTTTGAGTATATAATTACATGTCTATACAGCTACTTTCTAGCATATTGGTGcatgaaaaaaaagtgtaactgaaccgtgaaatatattattttaaaaagtaatcattcCGGCCGCCGCAAACATGCACAGATTAGGGGGTTATTACAGTGACACTTGCTAAAATTCCCGTTTAAAGATGTGCTGTACTTCACTTAAAATACCAGTAGCGCAGAAGAACGCTAATCTAAAAACCCAGCGGGGTTACAACTGCATTTTCTACTTCGTATTTActtatgtttattaaattaaataaaacatggcgCTTAAgtttaagtaaaaataacaaacaaaactataCTCGGATATAAGGATCAGTTTCATGTCAGCATTTAGTCACGTGTACTAGTTGTGCAAAGTCATTGTGATGGTGCAATACCTCCACTAGGCGTCTGTTCATATTAATAAAGGAGTGGTGCAGATTGCAATGAATATAAAAAGTTGCACTCCACCACACACTGTCGTCTTCTTGATTGTAACAGCGTTCCTATCCTTCTTAGTCCAACTGTCCAATAAACTGGATGTTGGGATTTTCAATTAACTTGTACATGGAATTCCAGCTATTGAAATGCATTCTCTGTCGAAGCACCAAATCTGGTGGTTGATGAAAACCCATTTAAATGCATAGCGGGCTGAGAAGGGTCTGTTGTAGATGCCCTCCAGTGCCATGCACTCTCTGTTCTGCTCTGAAGATGACTGCTGTTTATTCCACAGGAAGCCCTGCTCCTGGCCCAGTGCCTGAAGGGATGATTCGGCTCTACAGTATGAGGTTCTGTCCTTTTGCACAGCGAACACGTCTCGTCCTTGAAGCAAAAGGTGTCAAGTAAGCGTGAGCATAGAACAGACTGCATGGTGAGATAAGGCCAGTGTCCTCCTGAAATTGCCAAGCGCAGGTTAAATACTGGGACTGGCTGCTATACTAGAAATACTGGAATTTGTCCCCCGCAGAGATGGCAGTTAGTTCTCCTCCTCCAGTTAGACAAAATAAGTAGACACTTTTTTAAATAAGGTTATTTCATTTGGCATAGGTATAAACCTCAGTTGTAAGAAAATTAGATTATAAaccattagttttgttttttttaaactggttttaattTCCTTAGAATGTAGCGGTATTGAATACAGAGACTTAAGAACTCGTGAAAAtcgtttcaaatatttaatttcacaGTTTTATGGGAAAATTAGGTGTACTGTTGGGGGAGAGGACAGAAAAAAGACAATTGAGaaagtatttaaactgaaaacaaacacagcactacTAGACTGAGTGCTTTTAAACTAATCTTGGATTTTcagttaaagtaaaaaataagccTAACACAACAGAGCAGTGGGCTGGAATAGCTGGTTAGACTAGAGGAAGCACAAACTCTGTCAGATGCCTTGTCTACATTTGTTTAGGTTTGAAACCATCAACATCAACCTGAAGGACAAGCCTGACTGGTTCCTTGAGAAGAATCCTATTGGCCTGGTCCCTGTGTTGGAAACTCCCAAGGGTCAGGTGATCTGTGAGTCACCAATCACATGCGAGTATCTGGATGAGGTGTATGCGGGAAAGAAGCTGATTCCAGCTGATCCCTATGAGAAGGCCAAACAGAAGATGCTGGCAGAGCATTTCTCCAAGGTACACTGTGGCTGTGCTGTATGCCAGTACTGGTGCTAAAGGCTGTGTAGTTTGATTGTGGAATaggattatttatgtatttgaccAGCAGGGGACACTGTATTGCACTATATACCTACATGGAAtagtttattgtactgtatacctAAACTTCCACAGTCTATTGTTAAACTACTGTTGATGGGGAATCctatgcagaaataaaatatgtaattgttCCGTATCCCCCAAATTATATAACACAGGGCTGTATATTTAATATGACCTGAAGGCTCCTGTATCTGTTAGGCCCACCATCACACAGGTGCTCCGACTCAGGCCTGctggttatacccaagcaaaagcacACCACACTCGGAGCGCTCTTTCAGCTTCACGGCCCCGACTAGGGTACTCTCTTCTCTCTCAGCTTTAGTGTGTggagctcccacagtcgctcgcttctgATCAACTCTCaccctagccttttatttaatgtattatgcctatatttAGTGTGTTTGCAttctgttgtatttaatgtactatgccctgtatttcactgtgttatGCGTTGTTCCTtgctatcttgtaaagcgctttgtgatggtggtccactatgaaagaaaggagctatataaaataaatattgattgattgatcttatATCCTTGAACCTACTTCACAAAGTTTCAGGACTGTTTTTGATTGATTTATAAAcattgctttgaaaaatgaaaataaactatgAAATTAATTTGGTCTTGGTGATCCTCCCTGCAATAGTATTAACAAATCTTAACCATGAAAAAATAATTCTGATCTTATATCATATCATGTTATATCATATCTTATCTTATATCATATCATCTTTCTCTTGTTAAGGTAATCGCACATTATTATAAGATCGTCATGGCCAAGAAAAATGGTGAAGATACTTCTGTGCTAGAGGAGGAAATTAAGTCTAAATTCACCCAGTTCAATGAGGTAAGGATGGGTCATTTATGAATACATTATTTGTCTATTAATATGTGCTTATTCTTG is part of the Polyodon spathula isolate WHYD16114869_AA chromosome 13, ASM1765450v1, whole genome shotgun sequence genome and encodes:
- the LOC121325689 gene encoding glutathione S-transferase omega-1-like, producing MAASAKCLAKGSPAPGPVPEGMIRLYSMRFCPFAQRTRLVLEAKGVKFETININLKDKPDWFLEKNPIGLVPVLETPKGQVICESPITCEYLDEVYAGKKLIPADPYEKAKQKMLAEHFSKVIAHYYKIVMAKKNGEDTSVLEEEIKSKFTQFNEILTNQKSQFFGGDSVSMIDYMIWPWFERLESVSLNTCLEHTHNLKSWVELMKEDPAVKATMSDLETHRGFYKLYLEGKPDAYDYGL